The following proteins are encoded in a genomic region of Paenibacillus sp. FSL R7-0273:
- a CDS encoding GNAT family N-acetyltransferase — protein sequence MSENISVIPLDGLTPDSGFQLNQLLTDTVEDGASIGFLPPLAEAEAAEYWQGVHGPGVLLWVAMEGEAIVGTVQLHLALKPNGAHRAELAKLMVHPAHRRKGIAGLLIDAAEQAAVAHGRTLIVLDTREGDPSNLLYLSRGYIEAGRIPDFAISAEGGLDTTVLYYKKL from the coding sequence ATGAGTGAGAATATTTCTGTTATTCCTTTGGACGGCTTAACGCCGGATAGCGGATTCCAGCTAAATCAGCTGCTGACCGACACGGTGGAGGACGGCGCCTCAATCGGCTTCCTCCCGCCGCTCGCTGAAGCTGAGGCAGCTGAATACTGGCAGGGAGTGCACGGTCCCGGTGTACTGCTCTGGGTTGCTATGGAAGGCGAAGCCATTGTCGGTACCGTTCAGCTCCATCTGGCGCTTAAGCCGAACGGGGCACACCGGGCCGAGCTGGCCAAGCTGATGGTTCATCCCGCTCACCGCCGCAAGGGCATCGCGGGCCTGCTGATCGATGCGGCTGAGCAGGCCGCGGTTGCACACGGCCGGACCCTGATTGTCCTCGATACGCGGGAAGGCGATCCTTCGAACCTGCTCTATCTTTCGCGGGGATACATAGAGGCAGGCAGAATCCCCGATTTCGCTATCTCTGCTGAGGGCGGACTCGATACAACGGTGCTTTATTACAAGAAGCTGTAG
- a CDS encoding response regulator transcription factor, which produces MMWNLLVVEDETIVRLGLRYMLNWDELEIAWKAEASNGLEALKVLAEEEIHIVMTDIRMPGMDGLELARRIKEQYGRVQIIFFSSFEDFPYVKEAVRIGVVDYLHKPTMAEEEIAAALRKAAATLEELHQQEQPQGYTDKDRESLLLELLTAGEPPADCAQRWQQLGLEQRYGRGWQLAVLRMAEGSAAETAGQARFMSFRYYLEEYISREWGGQLLNTEDRELVWLLPLDAAQADAGALRGDLEQLNQGLDKMLGIRLAYTCSGIHRTACELPEAYRAAAAQEPETGGRLSGVIRLATAFIDEHLLEDLTLARTAEQIHVSVSHLSRLFLKETGQHFNEYVTAKKMLLARRLLRESNDKVYEVAEKLGYANPHYFSKLFKDDTGLTPLEFRNQ; this is translated from the coding sequence ATGATGTGGAATTTGCTTGTGGTGGAGGATGAGACCATAGTCAGGCTGGGCCTTAGATATATGCTGAACTGGGATGAGCTGGAAATCGCCTGGAAGGCAGAGGCCTCGAACGGGCTTGAAGCGCTCAAGGTGCTTGCGGAGGAGGAGATCCATATCGTAATGACGGATATCCGCATGCCGGGTATGGACGGCCTTGAGCTGGCGCGCCGGATTAAAGAGCAGTACGGCAGGGTGCAGATTATTTTTTTCAGCAGCTTTGAGGATTTCCCTTATGTCAAGGAAGCCGTACGGATTGGAGTCGTGGATTATCTGCATAAGCCGACGATGGCGGAGGAGGAAATTGCGGCTGCCCTGCGCAAAGCGGCGGCGACGCTGGAGGAGCTTCACCAGCAGGAGCAGCCGCAGGGCTATACAGATAAAGACCGTGAGAGCCTGCTGCTGGAGCTGCTTACAGCAGGTGAGCCGCCGGCTGATTGTGCGCAGAGGTGGCAGCAGCTTGGGCTGGAGCAGCGTTACGGCCGGGGCTGGCAGCTTGCAGTGCTGCGTATGGCAGAGGGGAGTGCCGCGGAAACGGCCGGCCAGGCCCGGTTTATGTCCTTCCGCTATTACCTGGAGGAGTACATTTCCCGTGAATGGGGCGGCCAGCTGCTTAACACGGAAGACAGGGAACTGGTCTGGCTGCTGCCGCTGGATGCAGCGCAGGCGGACGCCGGAGCGCTGCGGGGTGATCTGGAGCAGCTCAACCAGGGGCTGGATAAAATGCTCGGCATCCGCCTCGCCTACACCTGCAGCGGGATTCACCGGACAGCGTGTGAGCTGCCGGAAGCTTACAGGGCTGCTGCCGCGCAGGAACCGGAAACCGGCGGAAGACTTAGCGGAGTGATCCGGCTGGCGACGGCTTTTATTGATGAGCATCTGCTGGAGGATCTTACGCTTGCCCGTACGGCGGAACAGATACATGTCAGTGTCAGTCACCTGAGCCGCCTGTTTCTCAAGGAGACCGGGCAGCATTTCAATGAATATGTGACGGCCAAAAAAATGCTGCTGGCCCGCAGGCTGCTGCGTGAGAGCAACGATAAGGTGTACGAGGTGGCGGAAAAGCTGGGCTATGCGAACCCGCATTATTTCAGTAAATTGTTCAAAGATGACACCGGGTTGACACCGCTGGAATTCCGCAATCAATAG
- a CDS encoding cache domain-containing sensor histidine kinase: MRRWNNLTYQSKLMLAFFLLGIIPSMVIGTMAYFKSVGTLEARVNEDLGVIAGQLNEAIQRQVEDVDRFSTFPYFTPEIFQILNQPYVPRDQWSYQEIESQQQFAKLLVTYPSIFSTIQGLVFYSSTGNTYGYRVSDRSSINEAVSPENEEWYRETLSRDGGIAISGLRLEKQFNSAPFQTITASRVLLNDDFTPAGVVAVDIRPDFMDKIVRSFQLKSMHVMVADEKGELIYSTKSADNQRFLSAAAGRAAQNGAVRGMITVPALGDGLDAATGVYAYSEYLGWTSYLLIDRGELLGDANVIRNFTVVLVLIITALAGLLSLLLARGLAKPIRSLISSMRDVERGLFVTPAAPPMQGEIGQLHLSYVTMVKRLGILIESIEEKERQKREAELYALRARITPHFLFNTINSIRMLAVLQQSEGIARLLQSLNKLLQANMKLDSEQVPLEAELELLRHYVRLMELRYTNRFEVEWKVDEDILGAKVPPMILQPLAENAIFHGSLHSGDGLLQIEVGAEVNPEGTELLIWISDNGQGIEPETLDMLNGGGVPPSSGRAGDSIGISNVRDRIRLRYGEPYTLKLESTPGAGTKALLHLPYGAENGQDSLSRLGE, from the coding sequence ATGCGGCGGTGGAATAATCTCACTTATCAGAGCAAGCTGATGCTCGCCTTCTTCCTGTTAGGTATTATACCGTCAATGGTGATCGGCACGATGGCTTATTTTAAATCGGTCGGGACACTGGAAGCGCGGGTCAATGAGGATTTGGGTGTTATCGCCGGGCAACTGAATGAAGCGATCCAGCGGCAGGTTGAGGATGTGGACCGGTTCAGCACCTTCCCTTATTTTACACCGGAAATCTTTCAGATTCTGAATCAGCCGTACGTGCCTCGTGACCAGTGGAGCTATCAGGAGATTGAGAGCCAGCAGCAGTTTGCCAAGCTTCTTGTCACATATCCTTCGATCTTTTCCACGATTCAGGGTCTCGTCTTCTACAGCAGCACAGGCAACACTTACGGGTACAGGGTCAGCGACAGGTCATCCATTAATGAGGCGGTCAGTCCGGAGAATGAAGAGTGGTACCGGGAGACGCTGAGCCGTGACGGAGGGATCGCTATATCCGGATTGAGGCTGGAAAAGCAGTTCAACAGCGCTCCTTTTCAGACGATTACGGCTTCGAGAGTACTGCTGAATGATGATTTTACGCCTGCGGGTGTGGTGGCGGTGGATATCCGGCCGGATTTTATGGACAAGATTGTCCGTTCCTTTCAGCTGAAAAGCATGCATGTGATGGTGGCTGATGAAAAAGGGGAGCTGATCTACTCGACTAAGTCCGCTGACAATCAACGGTTTCTCAGTGCTGCTGCCGGGCGGGCGGCGCAAAACGGTGCGGTGCGCGGCATGATTACCGTACCTGCGCTGGGAGACGGATTGGATGCGGCCACCGGCGTATATGCCTACAGCGAATATCTCGGCTGGACCAGCTATTTGCTGATTGACCGCGGGGAGCTGCTGGGCGATGCCAATGTCATCCGGAACTTTACGGTTGTTCTGGTACTGATTATTACCGCGCTTGCAGGCTTGCTGTCGCTGCTGCTGGCCAGGGGGCTGGCGAAGCCGATCCGCAGCCTGATCTCCTCTATGCGTGATGTGGAACGCGGGCTGTTCGTAACTCCGGCCGCTCCGCCCATGCAGGGCGAGATCGGCCAGCTTCATCTCAGCTATGTAACCATGGTGAAACGGCTGGGCATCCTGATCGAGTCGATCGAAGAGAAGGAGCGGCAAAAAAGAGAAGCAGAGCTGTACGCACTCCGGGCACGGATTACGCCGCATTTTCTGTTTAACACGATCAACTCGATCCGCATGCTGGCTGTACTGCAGCAGTCCGAAGGGATAGCCCGCCTCCTGCAGTCACTCAACAAGCTGCTGCAGGCCAATATGAAGCTGGACAGTGAGCAGGTTCCGCTGGAGGCTGAGCTTGAGCTGCTGCGGCATTATGTGCGGCTTATGGAGCTCCGGTATACGAACCGCTTTGAGGTGGAATGGAAGGTAGACGAGGACATACTGGGAGCGAAGGTGCCGCCGATGATTCTGCAGCCGCTGGCGGAAAATGCGATTTTTCACGGGTCTCTGCACAGCGGCGACGGGCTGCTCCAGATTGAGGTCGGAGCGGAAGTGAATCCGGAGGGTACGGAGCTGCTGATCTGGATCAGTGACAACGGGCAGGGCATTGAGCCGGAAACGCTGGATATGCTGAACGGCGGGGGAGTGCCGCCATCATCGGGAAGAGCCGGTGACAGCATCGGCATCTCCAATGTGCGCGACCGTATCCGGCTCCGCTATGGTGAGCCTTATACGCTGAAGCTGGAAAGTACACCCGGAGCAGGAACGAAAGCGCTGCTGCATCTGCCGTATGGGGCGGAGAACGGTCAGGATAGTCTAAGCAGACTGGGGGAGTGA
- a CDS encoding DUF5695 domain-containing protein: MITRKLKPLAVALLMLIQAVPLYAGAESAAGAELLAAAVKNDISNASLSAKVGDLGQIEELYINNNPANKKGAPINFVLPNTTSPQNDVQHQWMGEMIFAYRTGDSAQFPDNRDGFTEVDTNKTLAAGGSTRVSTINPDNPYIKKTASADGKKVEVSFTGQSLDSTAQRVMKGFDVKSVFDMDTEDGSLLWEITLKNKSSKYIEFGDIGLPMPWNNKYRTLSDTYDDRVTVHNFAGADSGYSYAIRTSGEGNFMLFSPVPESGARIEYVDYWMQESGELRAGNTFANWTGDSGGWYPGLNVLYIHSKDIQKTGRGYYTDASSLVLGPDQEKTYKFKFSAVRAGDNTPQANAQSPNNSSTSMEDREANLRSILYKSGMIDAVAVPGFQTAINMPAKLDLHYDDSLIDVQSIDIQNVDENDPFDEEHIPDIKPGKTRAEMVNNSRTGRGLADGNPGYDEAYEFVETKVVDGEQHHIYSLKFGSIGNNSVRVNYRLKVGDEWVDKFTQYEFNVLAELDQTSEAHSTFMVEQTQDKDPDSPTYGNYFDWYLTGGLDKNTSHWGDDWSHDNINFMTMKNVLDPDPAEISSIETYLIDFMWERYMKNTQKSYTVANYLRDSGAFTDKEQPYTRAFSEMMEATGFFNMYRIQKAYPSLIEYRESPQYYLEKAYGIYYNRVSSGAIGFYGEQQIPDMIEALKEEGMLAESANLQRKFALDKGRNMTNANYPYGSEFEYDNTGEEGAYAAAKALRTYYPNDGRAAAAEQSMEMADWKTRAMRGIQPTWFHYSVPVFRGGEGWWNFQYTASLAGYIMDDWLRYEDDGRSEEQTAIAQQRNYAAKISNFNAVNMGQIAAQSVGSTSWRYSMYKGGTGTKDVFDGGSRVMNNGWNDFSGEAEEGLYGSLLSISADIVTDPVFGLFGYGALVTDGGDSYQITPKDGFGRRINLLDEKLYLVSGNDKVTSADIRKDGKAFTLQLENTTEKEHASRITFDGAGIGNGYYTIKLDGADAGQFYVQNNKGTAMFHMSSAKTAELVIEKADTGENEAPQVTAKVAVQKPQALIPFMLNGIVTDDGAPGGSLTYQWDIVSTPEGGKLTFDHPKANITQATGSKEGTYTLRLTAGDGAKTGSGEVTFQLAAPPEKQPPVISQVTAVQDVANNSIVILSGSAVPDPVHSAVFEPELTYAWTVKQKPEGAGEVTFVAGNKETAYARVSKAGTYVFTFTASDDDKQGSKDVTIEIKEDTVNTYRALSTVTKKDTAPVLPGKVNVLSEDGYGERDIQWEAIDPASYGAAGQFEAKGIVIDSDIEVRATVYVVNSGLSNAALTAKPSASFSGGDGYPEAMNNGIEPKSSGDFSPNRGAPNSAWHNWGREGDPAWVTYEWDQPFLASSMDVYVFQDGGGNFRPKEMQLMLRDGDGKWYTPRAVKGLGNELNKYNTTTFEPAYITGVRMDMKPAANGSGILEWKVYGYTGAVDKAELIKLYNYVNTLNAANFDAPGLAPVEAAKADASAVIKNLAATDGEVTLALEKLLTDLRLLSPHDNNMAYLANVSSSYTSPWESLAAVNDGKKTGTNLPHWGTWGNAGAAEWVQYDWPQGAVIQNSNLVLWSDAGGITPPTKYVYSYIPLNSVTNEWVTAGTVTEGIKVVEHNPAESVNPYGFDPVLEVKALRVTMTKQSAAGDNGVGLWEWEVSRPEGQKQEQVPPSAEEVKGVDVSAADAKDGKLTGVSSGMEYRKQGAGTELWTAITGTEITGLDAGTYEVRFKETATHKASPFLEVVIESPAVEPTPTATATPTATPEPTATATPTATPLPTATPEPTATATPTATPLPTATATPTATPTPTATPTPTATPAPTATPTPTATPAPTTTATPTATATPTPTATPAPTVTPEPTATPEPTATATPEPTATPAPTSPPATVYVPAPAPETNTVEGAVIKASALKLDPVTGIAAGLSISQEDINKALANAKADSDGVKTVRVAVPVMEGAGGYTVKLPAAALRSDTANVLIEVVTGSGTILVPSAILNQAAADAKIVELTIGSAGSTMLDPVTQSMAGSRPVISVAVKIDGTAVAGNALDTPVEIRIPYLPSLHELVTSGYLTVWHIDADGKPAQIRHAKYDAAKKAVVFNTTQPGTYAVAYTHKSFSDVAPDAWYRPAVETMASKGFIDGSSSTDFSPDSTVTRIEYLAWLVRTLGLSADFNANFSDIHATNQYYEEIGIARALGITVGFGGNFNPGAEITRQDIAVMTMRALRAADPLFQAGISGDLKEFTDSGQVAGYAAEDLSAMVKLGFINGQGNAALNPKGVTTRAQAAQVLYKIYQQLQ, encoded by the coding sequence ATGATTACACGAAAACTGAAGCCGCTGGCGGTTGCGCTGCTGATGCTTATCCAGGCAGTCCCTCTCTATGCAGGTGCAGAATCCGCGGCAGGTGCAGAGCTGCTGGCAGCCGCAGTAAAGAACGATATCTCTAATGCCAGCCTGTCTGCCAAGGTCGGTGATCTGGGCCAGATTGAGGAGCTGTACATTAACAATAACCCCGCCAATAAAAAAGGGGCGCCGATCAATTTTGTGCTGCCGAACACGACATCACCGCAGAATGATGTCCAGCACCAGTGGATGGGTGAGATGATTTTTGCTTACCGCACGGGTGACAGTGCACAATTCCCCGACAACAGAGACGGCTTTACAGAAGTGGATACCAATAAAACGCTGGCCGCAGGCGGATCAACCAGAGTTTCCACCATCAACCCGGATAACCCTTATATCAAAAAGACGGCCTCCGCAGACGGCAAAAAGGTAGAAGTCAGCTTCACGGGACAGAGCCTGGATTCCACAGCCCAGCGGGTGATGAAGGGCTTTGACGTCAAGTCGGTATTTGATATGGATACCGAAGACGGCTCGCTGCTGTGGGAAATCACGCTGAAGAACAAGAGCAGCAAATATATTGAGTTCGGTGATATCGGCCTGCCGATGCCCTGGAACAACAAATACCGGACCTTATCCGATACTTACGATGACCGCGTAACTGTGCATAATTTTGCCGGGGCAGACAGCGGATATTCCTATGCGATCCGTACCAGCGGGGAAGGCAACTTCATGCTGTTCAGCCCTGTGCCGGAGAGCGGCGCGCGGATCGAATATGTGGACTACTGGATGCAGGAAAGCGGAGAGCTGCGTGCCGGCAATACCTTCGCGAACTGGACCGGCGACAGCGGCGGCTGGTATCCGGGGCTGAATGTGCTGTATATCCACTCAAAGGACATCCAGAAGACCGGACGGGGCTATTACACCGATGCCTCCAGCCTGGTGCTGGGACCGGATCAGGAGAAGACATATAAGTTCAAATTCTCCGCCGTCCGGGCAGGCGACAATACGCCGCAGGCTAATGCCCAGAGCCCCAACAACAGCTCCACCTCGATGGAAGACCGTGAGGCCAATCTTCGTTCTATCCTGTACAAGTCAGGCATGATCGATGCCGTGGCGGTGCCGGGCTTCCAGACAGCGATTAATATGCCAGCCAAGCTGGATCTGCACTATGACGACAGCCTTATCGACGTACAGTCGATCGATATCCAGAATGTTGACGAGAATGATCCGTTTGACGAAGAGCATATCCCGGATATCAAGCCCGGCAAAACAAGAGCGGAGATGGTCAACAACTCCCGCACAGGCCGCGGCCTGGCTGACGGGAATCCGGGCTACGATGAAGCATACGAGTTCGTAGAGACAAAGGTAGTTGACGGTGAACAGCATCATATCTATTCGCTGAAGTTCGGTTCCATCGGCAATAACAGTGTGCGTGTGAATTACAGGCTGAAGGTTGGCGATGAATGGGTCGATAAATTCACCCAGTATGAATTCAATGTGCTGGCTGAGCTGGACCAGACCTCGGAGGCCCACTCTACGTTTATGGTGGAGCAGACGCAGGATAAGGACCCGGACAGTCCGACTTACGGCAACTATTTTGACTGGTATCTCACCGGCGGCCTCGATAAGAACACCAGCCACTGGGGGGACGACTGGAGCCACGATAATATCAATTTCATGACGATGAAAAATGTGCTTGATCCCGATCCCGCTGAAATCAGCTCCATCGAAACGTACCTGATCGACTTCATGTGGGAACGGTATATGAAAAATACACAGAAAAGCTATACGGTAGCGAACTATCTTAGAGATTCGGGGGCTTTTACGGATAAAGAGCAGCCGTATACCCGGGCGTTCTCGGAAATGATGGAAGCGACCGGCTTCTTCAACATGTACCGGATTCAGAAGGCCTACCCGAGCCTGATTGAGTACCGGGAGTCCCCGCAATATTATCTGGAAAAAGCCTACGGCATCTACTACAACCGGGTGTCCAGCGGAGCAATCGGATTCTACGGAGAGCAGCAGATCCCGGATATGATCGAGGCGCTGAAGGAAGAGGGCATGCTGGCTGAGTCAGCCAATCTGCAGCGGAAGTTCGCCCTGGATAAAGGCCGCAATATGACCAATGCCAATTATCCTTACGGCTCCGAGTTTGAGTATGATAACACCGGGGAGGAAGGGGCATATGCGGCAGCCAAGGCGCTGCGCACCTACTATCCGAACGACGGACGCGCAGCGGCAGCCGAACAAAGCATGGAAATGGCGGACTGGAAGACACGCGCCATGCGCGGCATCCAGCCTACCTGGTTCCATTATTCCGTACCGGTATTCCGCGGCGGCGAAGGCTGGTGGAATTTCCAGTACACCGCCTCACTGGCAGGCTATATTATGGATGACTGGCTGCGCTATGAGGATGACGGAAGATCGGAGGAGCAGACCGCCATCGCCCAGCAGCGCAACTATGCAGCGAAGATTTCCAACTTTAACGCCGTCAACATGGGGCAGATAGCCGCGCAGTCTGTGGGCAGCACCTCCTGGAGATATTCCATGTACAAGGGAGGAACCGGCACCAAGGACGTCTTCGACGGCGGCTCGCGGGTGATGAATAACGGCTGGAATGATTTTTCCGGCGAAGCGGAGGAAGGCCTGTACGGTTCCCTGCTCAGCATCAGTGCCGATATTGTGACCGATCCGGTATTCGGGCTGTTCGGATACGGCGCCCTGGTTACGGACGGAGGAGACAGCTATCAGATCACGCCAAAAGACGGGTTCGGCAGACGGATCAATCTGCTGGATGAGAAGCTGTATCTGGTGTCCGGGAACGATAAGGTGACAAGCGCGGATATCCGCAAAGACGGTAAAGCTTTTACCCTGCAGCTTGAGAATACGACGGAGAAGGAGCATGCTTCGCGGATTACCTTTGACGGGGCGGGCATCGGGAACGGCTACTATACAATCAAGCTGGATGGTGCAGATGCCGGACAGTTCTATGTACAGAACAATAAAGGTACGGCCATGTTCCATATGAGCAGCGCAAAGACGGCTGAGCTGGTCATCGAAAAGGCGGATACCGGCGAAAATGAAGCTCCGCAGGTGACGGCAAAGGTTGCAGTGCAAAAGCCGCAGGCGCTGATTCCGTTTATGCTTAACGGCATTGTAACCGATGACGGTGCGCCGGGCGGCAGCCTCACCTACCAGTGGGATATTGTCAGCACGCCGGAAGGCGGCAAGCTCACCTTCGATCATCCGAAGGCAAACATTACACAGGCTACGGGTTCAAAAGAAGGCACCTATACGTTACGGCTTACCGCAGGTGACGGGGCGAAGACCGGCTCCGGCGAGGTGACCTTCCAGCTGGCTGCGCCGCCTGAGAAGCAGCCTCCGGTGATCAGCCAGGTGACTGCCGTTCAGGATGTGGCGAACAACAGCATCGTCATATTGTCCGGCTCGGCCGTTCCCGATCCGGTGCACAGCGCCGTATTCGAGCCGGAGCTGACCTATGCGTGGACGGTTAAGCAGAAGCCGGAGGGTGCCGGTGAGGTTACTTTTGTCGCCGGTAATAAAGAGACAGCGTATGCCCGCGTCAGCAAGGCAGGCACTTATGTGTTTACCTTTACGGCGTCAGACGATGACAAACAAGGCAGCAAGGATGTCACAATTGAGATTAAAGAGGACACAGTGAACACCTACCGGGCACTCAGTACAGTGACCAAAAAGGATACAGCCCCAGTTCTACCGGGTAAGGTAAATGTCCTGTCGGAAGACGGCTACGGGGAGCGGGACATTCAGTGGGAGGCTATTGATCCGGCCAGCTATGGAGCTGCGGGTCAGTTTGAAGCCAAAGGCATAGTCATAGATAGCGATATTGAGGTGCGCGCTACTGTATACGTCGTGAATTCCGGGCTGTCAAATGCCGCGCTGACCGCTAAACCGTCCGCCAGCTTCTCCGGCGGTGACGGGTATCCGGAAGCGATGAACAACGGCATCGAGCCCAAAAGCTCAGGCGATTTCTCGCCGAACCGCGGGGCACCGAACAGCGCCTGGCATAACTGGGGCCGGGAAGGAGATCCGGCCTGGGTAACATACGAATGGGATCAGCCGTTTCTCGCCTCTTCCATGGATGTCTATGTATTCCAGGACGGCGGCGGAAACTTCCGTCCGAAGGAGATGCAGCTGATGCTCCGTGACGGGGACGGCAAATGGTATACCCCGAGAGCCGTGAAGGGGCTTGGCAATGAGCTTAACAAATACAACACAACCACCTTTGAGCCTGCCTATATTACAGGCGTGCGGATGGATATGAAGCCAGCCGCCAATGGAAGCGGGATTCTGGAATGGAAGGTCTACGGCTATACAGGTGCGGTCGATAAGGCAGAGCTGATCAAGCTGTATAACTATGTTAATACTTTGAACGCTGCTAACTTTGACGCACCGGGTCTTGCACCGGTTGAGGCTGCGAAGGCTGATGCTTCCGCTGTGATTAAAAATCTGGCTGCCACAGACGGCGAAGTTACCCTAGCGCTTGAAAAGCTGCTGACAGACTTGCGTCTGCTCAGCCCGCATGATAACAATATGGCCTATCTGGCCAATGTATCATCCAGCTACACTTCGCCTTGGGAAAGTCTTGCCGCAGTGAATGACGGGAAAAAGACAGGCACTAATCTGCCGCACTGGGGAACCTGGGGCAATGCAGGGGCAGCGGAATGGGTGCAGTATGACTGGCCGCAGGGCGCTGTAATCCAAAACTCCAATCTGGTGCTGTGGTCAGATGCAGGCGGAATCACGCCGCCTACCAAGTACGTGTATTCTTACATTCCACTGAACAGTGTAACGAATGAATGGGTTACAGCCGGAACAGTCACCGAGGGCATCAAGGTGGTTGAGCATAATCCCGCAGAATCCGTGAATCCGTACGGGTTCGATCCGGTGCTTGAGGTTAAGGCGCTGCGGGTTACGATGACGAAGCAGTCAGCAGCGGGCGACAATGGAGTGGGCTTATGGGAATGGGAGGTAAGCCGTCCGGAAGGGCAGAAGCAGGAACAGGTGCCGCCGTCTGCTGAAGAGGTTAAAGGTGTGGATGTCAGTGCAGCTGACGCTAAGGACGGGAAGCTCACCGGCGTGTCCTCCGGGATGGAATACCGGAAACAGGGAGCCGGTACAGAGCTCTGGACGGCCATCACAGGTACAGAGATCACAGGACTTGACGCCGGAACCTATGAGGTGAGATTTAAGGAAACGGCCACGCATAAAGCGAGTCCATTCCTTGAAGTTGTCATTGAAAGTCCGGCTGTAGAACCGACACCGACAGCGACAGCAACGCCGACAGCGACACCGGAGCCGACAGCAACAGCAACGCCGACAGCGACGCCATTGCCGACAGCGACACCGGAGCCGACAGCAACAGCAACGCCGACAGCGACGCCATTGCCGACAGCGACGGCAACGCCGACAGCGACACCAACGCCGACAGCGACGCCAACGCCGACAGCGACGCCAGCGCCGACAGCGACGCCAACGCCGACAGCGACACCAGCGCCGACAACGACAGCAACGCCGACAGCGACAGCGACGCCAACGCCGACAGCGACACCAGCGCCGACAGTGACGCCGGAGCCGACAGCGACACCAGAGCCGACAGCGACAGCAACGCCGGAGCCGACAGCAACACCAGCGCCAACCTCACCGCCGGCAACAGTGTACGTACCGGCACCGGCTCCTGAGACCAACACTGTTGAAGGAGCTGTAATCAAGGCTTCAGCACTGAAGCTCGATCCGGTGACCGGCATAGCGGCCGGGCTATCAATCAGTCAGGAGGACATCAATAAAGCATTGGCCAACGCCAAAGCTGACAGCGATGGAGTAAAGACTGTGAGAGTGGCAGTTCCGGTGATGGAAGGCGCAGGCGGATATACGGTTAAGCTTCCTGCCGCTGCACTGCGCTCGGATACAGCAAATGTGTTAATAGAGGTCGTAACAGGCTCCGGTACGATACTTGTGCCTTCCGCAATACTAAATCAGGCGGCTGCAGATGCCAAAATTGTTGAACTGACTATAGGTAGCGCCGGCAGCACTATGCTTGATCCTGTTACCCAAAGCATGGCCGGCAGCAGACCAGTAATCAGTGTAGCTGTCAAAATAGACGGAACAGCAGTAGCCGGGAATGCCTTGGATACACCAGTTGAAATACGGATTCCGTATCTTCCTTCGCTTCATGAGCTGGTTACTTCCGGATACCTGACTGTATGGCATATTGATGCAGACGGAAAGCCGGCTCAGATCAGGCACGCCAAATATGATGCTGCTAAAAAGGCGGTAGTATTTAACACTACTCAGCCTGGTACGTATGCTGTTGCTTACACCCATAAGAGCTTCAGTGATGTAGCACCGGATGCCTGGTACCGGCCAGCGGTAGAAACAATGGCCTCCAAGGGCTTCATAGACGGGAGCTCGTCTACAGACTTTAGCCCGGACAGCACGGTTACGAGAATCGAGTATTTGGCATGGCTGGTACGAACACTGGGCCTGTCAGCGGATTTTAATGCGAACTTCAGCGATATTCATGCAACTAACCAGTATTATGAGGAAATTGGTATTGCCAGAGCCCTCGGAATTACGGTAGGCTTCGGCGGCAACTTTAATCCCGGTGCGGAGATCACCAGACAGGATATAGCTGTAATGACCATGAGAGCGTTGCGTGCAGCAGATCCTCTATTTCAGGCCGGTATCTCCGGAGACCTCAAGGAATTCACAGATAGCGGCCAAGTCGCTGGATATGCAGCGGAAGATCTGTCTGCAATGGTTAAGCTCGGATTCATTAACGGGCAGGGCAATGCAGCTCTGAATCCTAAAGGCGTTACCACCAGAGCCCAAGCTGCGCAGGTGCTGTATAAGATTTATCAGCAGCTGCAATGA